Genomic DNA from Perca flavescens isolate YP-PL-M2 chromosome 23, PFLA_1.0, whole genome shotgun sequence:
AGTGAGAttgaaatgttgttttctttattaAAGTGAGAATGTTCCAGCATTTAACATGATGCTCTTTGCACATTGTGTTCCGCAAGGTGTCGTCTATAAATCGGATTGTAAGAAAGATCCATTTGGACCACGGACCGATGTGCATGGAGATCAATGCGCACATCAGGCCTGAGCAGGGTAGGTCACATTTGAACGTCATTGGACTACTGAAAAATAGGTGACCTCCAGCTGATTACCATCATAAGGACAGTCACTAGTATACAAAGAAAAAACTGCACAATTTCCCTAATTTGATATAATTAAGACTGTTGATTTCCTACTTAAAtatatagatgtgtgtgtgtgtgtgtgtgtgtgtgtgtgtgtgtgtgtgtgtgtgtgtgtgtgtgtgtgtgtgtgtgtgtgtgtgtgtgtgcagattcGGATTCCCTGATCCAAGAAGAAGTGATTGAGAGAAAGATGTCTGAGACAGTACGCAACAACGACCAGAAGCCTAAAACTTTCCAGCAGCGGAACCGCACCACCTTCACACCGGAGCAGAGCGCAGCACTCGAGCAAGGTGACTTCAAAGTCCACGCATGTCTCAAACTAACACAAAACTGCCTCTTTTCACTCGGAGAAGCCCAGTTAAATATATGTTTCTATGTCCCGGATCAGAGTTTTCTCACAGCCAGTATGCAGACATGTACACGAGAGAGAAACTGTCCGCTGAGATCCAACTTCCCGAGGACACCATCAAGGTAGAGCTATAATTTGTaatcattaaagtgctcatacgGAATCACGCATTTCATATTTCTGCTCTTGAGATGGTTGTCTGTCTCTCAAAGGTCTGGTTTTCAAACAGACGGGCTAAATGGAGGAGGGAAGCCAAACACAGGAGCAGTACAaagagtaagtgtgtgtgtgtgtgtgtgtgtgtgtgtgtttatggcaAGGCCTAGAAACATTATGCATAATCCTAGATTATTTGACAAAATGTATTCTCCATAACACCTGCAGACCTTCAAAAGCAAAGAGATTTCGTTCCTGTGAATCCAACAATACCACATGGCTTCACATCTCAAcaggtgtgtatatgtgtaatatGTGAATTAACATATGTCCATGCAATCAGTTGACTAATCACGACATAACAGCATtcgagtaataataataatactaataatgataattttatttatatagcacttttcaagcaTTAAGCACAAAGTGCTTTCCAGATGAAAAGATTTACAGGATATGAATTTGGAATGAGAATCCATGTAAGCCCTCCTACCCCCCAtgacatacaaaaaaatagaacaAGCAGCACTTGACAATGAAAGTGCAAGATAGAATGTCAATAACAGAAGCATGTATGGACATGCATCTAAAAACACTGAAGTGATAATGCAAATCAAGCATCATTTAAATACGTAATGACAGTAAAATCCAAATAAATGTTAAACTTCAATATTCCGCACATTGATAGCTGTGTTGTAATTCTGATTGAACATTAGGCTCTAAATCACAGACAATGAATGAATCAACATCTTACAACAGTTGGTGTGATTTTGGTCACTGTCAATAAAATTTGATCAAACAGCACCCAAACAGTCCTGATGAGGCAAATTGGCTGAGTTTTGGACTTTTAAATTCTTACTAAATATTACCTAAATATGCATTATTTTAACTTTAATCAAGTCCTATATAGTCATTCATATTTAGGCCTAATGTTTTTAGAGCAATACTTAAAATGTAAAGCCAAGTGTTTAGgagctttaaaatgtaatattgtttaattaatatgattaaaaaactgtaaaatacaaAATGGCTTTTGGTCGACTGTATAGTCACATTTGGACTATGTGTTGATTTGAAGGCAACAGGCGTGTCAAGGGTCTACTGTGAAAAGTCAGCGGCCCCCCCTACCTACAACACTGTTGCTAGGACGTTGCAAAATGGCTACTTTTTCCCAGCAGAAAGAGGTGAGATAATGCAAacaattgcttttttttatcaaatctGTGTTTGATCGTCTAGATTCTAAAATGATTGCattgttgttgattttaaaagagTTTGCCAATCTCTGATTATACAGGTTTGACAAATTCTGGACATCTGACATCCAACTCAGTCCCGCCCTCATTCATCCATCAGTCTAATAACATGATGGCCCAGACCATGGCAGACAAGACTCCACTGGATCTCCACAGAGATAATAGATTCACTTTCCCATTGGTTCACCATCACACAGACGCAAGGACATCCCTCCCTTTGGCAACTGAGACAGTAAGAGCAGACCACCCTGTGGCACAGTGCTGGAACCAGCAGGGGATTTCTTTTACATGGAGCCCGTTTCAAACAGATGAGAGGTTTTTATTCGTACAGCAGCCCTGGGATGTGAACCCACATGGCTACCTGGACTAAATGTGTGATTACTGTTTGTATATTTGGGTGCAGCTGCAAGTTCTAGACTGGAGGGACACATTCTAACCAGCAGAGGGCGACAGAGGACTGGAGTTACAATCTTGTTTCTtacgttcatttttttttcaaatgcactGCAGCTTCACTCATCACTTTTCCTCGAATCAGTACTCCTGAATTGCCATTGAAAAGGACTAATGTAGAAGTGAATATCTTATTCTAAATTCAAAGTTGGAAACCTTTATTGGTCAGACAATCCTGATGGATATTAAATGAATCCACTAAATTGACTTGTAAAGACGACAAAGTTAATGGAAAAAATggtaactattttttttttattttaatttaaatttttttagaaGTGATGATCGTTTTTATTTATGTGAGTTTCCAGGAAATAAGGTATTATATGCCAAGTTGTGATCAAGCAATGAACACAGGTTATGCTTGAAAGGTTGTAGATTTTAGAGGGATATAATGCTTACAGAGAATATCAAAACAGAAATTATATTTGGATACATGTGCATAACTTTAACTGGATGCTCGACAGCATTGTGACATAAATCACAGCTCCATGGATCATCTAAGGTTACCACTGGATAATGTGGATGGGATCTCTTTTATAGTCTTGCTGTTTGTTCCAGGGCAGAAGAAGGTTGAGTCGCTTTTCCAAGACTTCCTTCTAGGGAAGGCCAATGGGAAAATCTATAAAAGTATAGCTTCAAAAAGTCTATACATGACCTGATATCTCTCTCTGCTCGGTATCAGCTTTTTATGACTGCAACTGGGCAGAGGCATTGAGTTCCTTCATATCCCTTTACTACAGCAAAGAGATGGTAAGACTCAGAGTTTCTCGATAATTGGTCACTGGGGGGTTGGGATCAGAAGGCAGCTTGGTCAGCAGCAAGAAGTGGCCTACTGGCAAAATGACCTGTTGgaattgaatgcattttatgAAGCCAGATAGGTAAGTTCCATCTCCACAGGACAGTacagtgtgcatttgtgttgtgattTCTACTGCAAATGTAAGTCATCTGCTAAATAGATTTAATTTAGTTATTAAAATGGGAACATGATTTTGTCCTCCAAACCCTCCTATGTTGAGGCCAGTGTTAGTGTTACTGATAGACGTCGGAGGGGTTACCAACTGTAGGTACTCGTGAGTATTGCTACTCCAGATTTCTACAGgcatttcagaggcaaatattgcactttttacatCACATTTAGTTGACACCAATAAAGATACTAGATACTTCATTTAGATTTTGAAATCTGGTAAACCTATGAATACCAGGCGTTCCCTACATTCTTGGCTTGTGACCAGTTACCAGGAAGAAGTGTCTGCTTGGGGCCCCTTGTCACGCTTCACATGGTTTTGTAACTGTTGGAGATCTCCAAGATGTAAAATTATCTAATAAGATTAGAGAAAAGTACCAAAACATTGACAGATTTAGCCTATACAAAACAAATTTTGTTTCGTCCTAATTCCTACCCCATTAATCATCTCACGACTCCTAAAAATGTATCTTGTAACCCTGTGGAGGGGCCCGACCCCTAGGAACCAGTAGACTAAACTACCTAGCTTCACATCGACCA
This window encodes:
- the pax4 gene encoding paired box protein Pax-4 isoform X1, coding for MCGTNDKPNKGCGSVNQLGGMFLNGRPLPESKRRKMIELASEGVRPSQISRILRVSNGCVSKILSRYRRTGLLEPKTIGGSRPRLLTPGVITSIIQCKRENPTIFAWEIRKRLATARICKASKIPSVSSINRIVRKIHLDHGPMCMEINAHIRPEQDSDSLIQEEVIERKMSETVRNNDQKPKTFQQRNRTTFTPEQSAALEQEFSHSQYADMYTREKLSAEIQLPEDTIKVWFSNRRAKWRREAKHRSSTKNLQKQRDFVPVNPTIPHGFTSQQATGVSRVYCEKSAAPPTYNTVARTLQNGYFFPAERGLTNSGHLTSNSVPPSFIHQSNNMMAQTMADKTPLDLHRDNRFTFPLVHHHTDARTSLPLATETVRADHPVAQCWNQQGISFTWSPFQTDERFLFVQQPWDVNPHGYLD
- the pax4 gene encoding paired box protein Pax-4 isoform X3, which codes for MIELASEGVRPSQISRILRVSNGCVSKILSRYRRTGLLEPKTIGGSRPRLLTPGVITSIIQCKRENPTIFAWEIRKRLATARICKASKIPSVSSINRIVRKIHLDHGPMCMEINAHIRPEQDSDSLIQEEVIERKMSETVRNNDQKPKTFQQRNRTTFTPEQSAALEQEFSHSQYADMYTREKLSAEIQLPEDTIKVWFSNRRAKWRREAKHRSSTKNLQKQRDFVPVNPTIPHGFTSQQATGVSRVYCEKSAAPPTYNTVARTLQNGYFFPAERGLTNSGHLTSNSVPPSFIHQSNNMMAQTMADKTPLDLHRDNRFTFPLVHHHTDARTSLPLATETVRADHPVAQCWNQQGISFTWSPFQTDERFLFVQQPWDVNPHGYLD
- the pax4 gene encoding paired box protein Pax-4 isoform X2, encoding MFLNGRPLPESKRRKMIELASEGVRPSQISRILRVSNGCVSKILSRYRRTGLLEPKTIGGSRPRLLTPGVITSIIQCKRENPTIFAWEIRKRLATARICKASKIPSVSSINRIVRKIHLDHGPMCMEINAHIRPEQDSDSLIQEEVIERKMSETVRNNDQKPKTFQQRNRTTFTPEQSAALEQEFSHSQYADMYTREKLSAEIQLPEDTIKVWFSNRRAKWRREAKHRSSTKNLQKQRDFVPVNPTIPHGFTSQQATGVSRVYCEKSAAPPTYNTVARTLQNGYFFPAERGLTNSGHLTSNSVPPSFIHQSNNMMAQTMADKTPLDLHRDNRFTFPLVHHHTDARTSLPLATETVRADHPVAQCWNQQGISFTWSPFQTDERFLFVQQPWDVNPHGYLD
- the pax4 gene encoding paired box protein Pax-4 isoform X4, which translates into the protein MHKQPQSGANSRRKVSNGCVSKILSRYRRTGLLEPKTIGGSRPRLLTPGVITSIIQCKRENPTIFAWEIRKRLATARICKASKIPSVSSINRIVRKIHLDHGPMCMEINAHIRPEQDSDSLIQEEVIERKMSETVRNNDQKPKTFQQRNRTTFTPEQSAALEQEFSHSQYADMYTREKLSAEIQLPEDTIKVWFSNRRAKWRREAKHRSSTKNLQKQRDFVPVNPTIPHGFTSQQATGVSRVYCEKSAAPPTYNTVARTLQNGYFFPAERGLTNSGHLTSNSVPPSFIHQSNNMMAQTMADKTPLDLHRDNRFTFPLVHHHTDARTSLPLATETVRADHPVAQCWNQQGISFTWSPFQTDERFLFVQQPWDVNPHGYLD